The Primulina eburnea isolate SZY01 chromosome 12, ASM2296580v1, whole genome shotgun sequence genome includes the window ttcaggaggccagagagggtacttctggagggagccaaagcttgggctgaggttttgtttatgtcttgttcccagtatatatgtatatatatctatataccggggcatgtcccgaggatatgagttgtttgtatatgattggttttgatttcgtgtggacatgttttatgatttgagattaaatactatttttagtattataaatctagaagagatgttttgggctcatcgtaaaagaaattttaaacccgttttctgctgtgattacttaaccctaatcagattgtgttataataacgattaggagctaagggccccacaagaTATCACATGACGGATCCGATAATCGTTCCATGATAGTGGCTATCAAAAGATTGTAGCTAGGAGGGTGTTCAACAAGTTAATTATCCATCTCCTCTTTACTCGGTTCGATATCAAGGTGGCTCATGCGTTTTTCTTTTCTCTAAATATGGGTTATCGATCAACAATTTTTCCAGATTCCAGTGATCGAGCGTTCGATATTTAGCTAGTTTTCTCCGTCGCCACTCAAACTGTGCATGTTGCTAGGCAATCTGGACATTAATTAATATTCAAGTTTCATCCATTTTGATACATATGTTTGCCTATCAGGGAACTGGCTACTGAAATTAAtaatctttttttctttttttttttatatgaacaCATATCATAGATGGtaaataaagaaaatacaaAATACGCTGGGTATACCCAGAGATCACATAATCAGTGTTCGAAAACTATAATCGAAGAAAATGGTTATTTCAAAAAATAGAAACATCCCAAGAATGAAATTAATAATCTTCTTGAcatatgaatgaatgaataattACTTGTACCTACAAATTCTTGAATAACAGaaacagttttcaaattttgcaTTCCTTTTTTTTCgagtaaaaaaaaatcacaatttataattctttttttattcttgatattataAGTTAgtctaaaattaattaaacaatctcaatattattaattgataggaattatgattttaaaaatcACAACAAGCCTTaccaattgatatatatataagtgcAATATCTCGTGTTCATATGTCGttacaaataaaattttgtgCGGTTATACTAGAAGAaagtaaaattatatataatctGAAAGACAAATTACGAAAGTATTTAAAATGCATttacaaaaattttatttatttttagttacAAGTGAGGGGTCACCCGCTCTTCTCAAATAGTTTATTATTATATTGTTTTTTTCAATGATTTCATCTAGAGTAGatcttttgtgagacagtctcacgaatctttatctatgaaacgggttaactctactgatattcacaataaaaagtaataatcttagcataaaaaataatattttttcataaatgagccaaataagatatctttctcacaaaatacgatatgtgagactgtctcacacaaatctGCTGGAGGGGTTTGAATAGTTGTGTATCTTCGTTGGTATTTTAGTGCTTCCGAAGTCAAATAAACAAATGTCATGTTTTGTTCTATGTAGATATGGTTGATCTTGACTTCTCACCCTCTATTCAAGAGGTTAatacaacaaattttttttttagttttgacGATAATTCTATATTGACACTAgaaatttctaaaatttataTGTCCATTATTTTTTAAgtacaaataaataataacaaagatactaaaaatataattatcccaaatttatttttatattattttaaaaagaaaaaaaaatcaaatgaacTTGATTAGCTATGGGCAGCCCaattttctctcatttccacCCCAATTTTCATTCAAAACCTAAAGCATCGTTTGCGTGAGGGACACAAAAGGGTGAAGACTATGGGGGATCAAATTGCTAGAGCCGAGGAATTTGAGAAGAAAGCCGAGAAGAAGCTCGGCGGCTGGGGCATTTTCAGCTCGAAACACGAAGACGCCGCGGATTTATTCGATAAAGCCGCTAATGCCTACAAGCTCGGGAAATCATGTAAAATTTTTAGAAATTTATGATGCTAATTCATTTTTCCTGTATTTTCCGATCGGCCGATTGTGCTTGTTTCATCGGGCCCGATCTTATTTTGTCCTATTTCTGCTTTTAATTGATTGTGACATCGGGAATGTTGATAAAATATTGACCGTCTCTTGGTTATGAACTTGATTTGCTTCTAACTTTTAGGATTTTCCTGTTTTGTCTGTTTTTATTCTAGTTGATTTCTAAATTGGTGACGGATGAATACCCGATTGTTTCATTTAGTTTTTTTGGGTAATGAGCATCATTAGGTGGAGTTGAATTTATTAACTTCAGGTATCGAATAAATTTAGGAGAACTCTTCTTGTGAAGATAAGAAATGTACGAGTACCGGCTTCTCTTCAAAATATTTCCATTAACTTTAGTTTTGGGTGGTCCGTGTTGCTAATGTTGGAACATGTTTTTTTAATCAGGGGATCAGGCTGGTGCAGTGTATGTAAAGTTGGCTAATTGCTACTTGAAGGTAAGCTTTGTGTGTGGCTGGCAGGCCCGCTTTGACTACATCAAAGTTAAAATCTCATACTTGTGTTTGTTATGCTTGTAGTTGGATAGCAAGCATGAGGCTGCTAATGCATATGCTGATGCCGCTCATTGCTACAAAAAGACTAATATAAAAGGTTTGCTTATTTTTCCTTTAATGTTGGCAGATTTAGTCGCCGACATGTGAATTTGTTTTGTGCTTTGTAGTTATTTATATATTGGCATAGAAATGTCTTTTCTGAAGTTTTGAAAGTTTGGATACTCGTTATGATAAATTTAGGTTTTGGTGTAAAGAAACAAACCTAAAGCCATTGCTGCAGATATGCACCTTTACTTGTTAGTTTCTTTCTGGTTTGTTTTCCTCCACTTCTTGGTGCCATTTTATTTTCGATACGAAGGACCTGTTATACATTTGTTAATGGAGAATAATTGACTTACATTTGTGAACCTGGTCTTTTATGTTCATAAATTGCTCTGTTGTTGACCCTGCTTCTTTGTTCTCGTTAATTTCTCTCGATGTCATAAGAATCATTTATATTCTGTCTCTAATTCATCTCGGACACTTTTTAGATTCGATATCATGCCTGCAGCAATCTGTTAATTTATTTCTGGATATTGGGAGGCTTAACATGTCGGCCAGATATTACAAGGTAAACATACTGTACCAGCAATCTAGTGATATCCAAAGTTGTTTCTTTTATTACATTTTTTTGTGATAATGGACATAAATTCCTCTCTCATCATCAAGTTCTGTTCTTTATCGTTAGAAAATGATTTTTCTGCTTCGCGCAACATATCTCAACAATCGCATTGACTGTTATGAAATATCAACTGTCACAATATCACATTTATCAAATCTGGTCAAACTAAGATCAAAGTGATCtaaaaacttggattgatacTTCTTTATTTCTCCAGGAAATAGCCGAGTTGTATGAGCAAGAAGAGAACTTGGAACAAGCTATTGTTTACTATGAGAAAGCCGCTGATCTCTTCCAAAGTGAAGAGGTGTCCACAGCTGCAAATCAGTGCAGGCAAAAAACTGCGGAATTTTCTGCGCGACTGGAACAGTTGAGTTTGCTTGCAATCTCTGTATAGTCTCATGTTACTCGAATGGGAGTTCtttcatacatatatattaGGACCACTGGCTTCAGTTCTCCTTTTCTCTTCTTATTTGGGCTTCATAAAAATTCACTATTTTGGGTCTTTGATAATTCTGTACATTTTCCTTTTTGATTGAATGTGTGTACCTGCTGATTCAGATTGTCAATTATATTTATCTTTGTGTCTAATATTAATGTAACTTTAATGGATATCCATCCTTGGCTTCTATCAAAATAAGGAGTTAACCAAATTTTGCATTTCCGCAATTGACACTCTTCTTATTTAACAGACCCATTTTACTATTTCTCAATCTCATCGTTGTCTTCTCCATATTCTCATCATAATGACATcgctaatattttttttctgtAAAACTTACTGGTGCTAATGCAAGTTGTTTCGATCGAGGCATAATTTAATACAGCTCTGTTTGGTACTCTATCGATAATCATTATTACATGGAGATGGACAAAATATGTTGCTATTTTCATCCTTAATCGGTGCATCTCTGGTTGCGTGTCTGCTGGTTTCCACTCCATTTAATGAACCTTGTTTTGCGTAAATTATTGGCGACTGTTGGACATGCAAGATGAAAGGGAACCCCACCCCAGGCACCGTTTGATCATGCTCTTTCAGTCTGAAAGTTTGTTCAGGTGGAAGTAGACAAAATGATAATTGGTAACATTTTTCTCAGATATCAAAAGGCTATTGAGATTTATGAAGACATAGGACGGCAATCATTGAATAATAATTTGTTGAAGTATGGAGTTAAAGGGCACCTTCTTAATGCTGGCATTTGCCAGCTCTGCAAGGGTGATGTTGTTGCAATCAACAATGCATTAGAGCGATACCAGGTATATTCATTTCAACGTACACAAACCAACTCTCTGTTATATAATATGTGCTGATGATGTTAAtctgttttctttatttttaggaTTTGGATCCAACATTTTCTGGAACACGCGAGTACAGATTGCTGGCAGtatgtcattttattttatactcTTCTTCTCCATATCTTGATGGCTATATCCAATCCTTCTGTTAAATGGATTTTTCTCGTGTTAAAAAACTTTGGAAATCATTATGTTTCTTCTGTTTTTGTTATTGCTACTAGCATGTAATTTATGCTTTGTTTTTCAGCATCTATCTGTTTTTTTAATGAGAAGTTCATGTAATTATGAGTGCTATACGTGATCACAGGATTTAGCGGCTGCGCTTGATGAAGAAGATGCTGAGAAGTTCACTGGTGCTATTAAGGAATTTGACAGCATGACTCGTTTGGTGAGTGAATTGTCTGTtggttattttttaaacttgatTTGGAGTCTTATATAGTGAATTGAACTTCTGCAACAAGCCTACCTTTGTCGATAATCTGATTCAAATTATTTCTCCATGAGGCATGACTTTATATTTTAACGCATTGTTTGTAAATCAGTCATTTTTTAAACTTCGAGCCAGTTGTGTACATTGAattagattttattttttatcctCCCTTACATTATGTTTAATTTTAACAGACTATGCATTAGGTTTCATGTGTCAATATGTGATATTATTTTAGTAAGAATGTGTAAGTTGTTTGTTAAACAAGAAATTAACCTTTGGTTTTATTTGATAGTCGTCTGGCCTTTAGATGCCACTGTGTTTTGTGATGAAGGTAGGCAAAAAAggtaagaaagaaaaaaaatttagatgcCACTTGCATAAAAATTTCGAGCTCATGGATTTGGTCTCGGGATAGTTTCATGCTTTAAGAAATTGAGAAGATATTTCTGGTAAAAATATCCAGGATGTAAATGTGCATATTGATCTGGTATTTTTGATAaccaatattttgaaataagcaTTCAATCTCAACTTAATGTCATGTAAAGGAAATACATTTCAGGAATTGAAACTTGTGCTCTCGAAAAAAAAAGCTCCAGAACATTTGTTTGAAAAGCTTGTATTCTGTGGGATGTGGGCTGaaccataattttttttatggaatACGAGGAAATGATAAATATTATCACTAAAAATATTACTCAGCTTCAATTGTAATGTTGGATGTTCAGGTCGGTGACGTTCTTTCCTTCATTTATCACTTTGTTGAAGAACCTAAAGTATGAATTCTTAAGCATTGAAATGCACACCAAAAATCCGTTTCACGTAGTATGATCATGGTGAAGTCACTGGTCAATCTCTATCACTTTGTCTCTTTAGACTTGTCTACCACTCGGCTTGATATTTTATTACATTGTTTGTAAACCaatcatttttcaaatttatggatCTGTATTACATGTCAACTTTTATCATCCAATGGAGAATTTACTTAAAACGACAGCTTTGACATACTTTGTTCATACAGGATGCATGGAAAACAACGCTTCTCCTCCGAGTGAAGGAAGCATTGAAGGCCAAAGAGCTAGAGGAAGATGACCTTACCTAAAGGGTCTGAATTCGCTCGGACGGCTTCTTCTTTCGACATTGTTTTCTTTGCTGTGTATTATTATGCCTTCATTACTCTTGATTTGCTTCTAGTATTGTACGACTTGATGACTTGCGCAGAACGCTCTTGATTGTCTCCTAGACTTGTGTGATTTGACACTATATATGGTGGTTTGTGAGACTTCACATTGTTTCAATTTATGTTCTATTGTTTAGATGAATTTCtactttctttaaaaaaataacgAAATTTTCTCATTGCTCAATCGTGATTTTCTGTataaatgagagatctatttatagaatttttttgaaaataatccataaataaatatatcattacACATATCATCacacattaattttaaatatttacaattcttattttcaacgttcaactttcttattttcaacattaaaatattataactcATTTTTTTCAGCAGTGATATATTTATCAAGGTTCTAAAAAAGCGCGACGAATACCGAAACATACCGTCAAGCTTTAAGCTATATAAGCTCAAGTTTATTTTGGGCGAGATTTCACATGAAAAAACACTGATAATGAAATCTATTCCCTGTACATATGTCATGGTTCCTTACTTGGACAGGATATAAAAAGCACACACAAAAGGTTTGGGTAGGTTTTGTTTGGGTGCTTTAGGgatttgagtaggtctcatgtgagaccgtctcacggatcataatctgtgagacgggtcaaccctacccatattcacaataaaaagtaatacttttagcataaaaaataatacttttgtatgggtgacccaaataagagatccgtctcacaggtacgacccgtgagaccgtcttttttgtttaaaaattttatattttcaaaatttatttatttgaaatttattaaaaaattaaaattaactaAAATTTTTGCATCAGTTTCTTGCTCTTTTTTTCGCATTTAATGTGGTCGAACCAAGGTTGACTGCTTTTTCACGCTTTTGCTCATATCAAATGTTTTTTTTCGTGTTTCGCTCTTACTCGTGTTTTTTTTACACTTTTCAAAACattgatatttatatatttgaaaaatattcatttatgtatacatgaaaaaaaatatCACTTAGAAAACGACGCATCACATATTATTAATGGAGATACCTAGGGTTCTTCGACTCTTAGGGCTGGGAACCTGCGCTGTGCGGGATTGATCCGTTCATTCAACCATCCTTGAATTGAACGTTGGGTTATCACCTAGGTTATGGATCCGGATGAGATTTCTAGACTGGTTACAGAGTTGAAACTCTCTGCTCCAAAGGAAAGTGACACCATCTTCTTAGATGATTCAGAAATGCGAGTTGGACAGGAACGCTTGGCCAATTGTTTGGTAGCAAAGATTCTATCACCAAAAGCTATTAACAGAGAAGCGTTTCGTCAGCAAATGCCACGCATTCTCCAAGCGACGAGGAAGGTACATATTGAGGCAATGGGAGACAACACATTTGTTTGTGATTTTGTATCCCAGAGAGACAGGAACAGGGCGCTGACAGATGGGCCATGGAATTTCTTTAAAAGCCTGGTGATTTTCAAGGCACCAATGGGTTGGCAAAATCCTACTGATATGGTTTTTGATGAAATAGAGATTTGGGTGCAATGCCATAATCTTCCACTAGCCTTTATGCAAGAAGAATTGTTGACCAAAGTCGGGCGACACATTGGCAGAGTGGAGGAAGTGGATTCGGGGGAAAATGGCGTC containing:
- the LOC140808475 gene encoding alpha-soluble NSF attachment protein-like; translated protein: MGDQIARAEEFEKKAEKKLGGWGIFSSKHEDAADLFDKAANAYKLGKSWDQAGAVYVKLANCYLKLDSKHEAANAYADAAHCYKKTNIKDSISCLQQSVNLFLDIGRLNMSARYYKEIAELYEQEENLEQAIVYYEKAADLFQSEEVSTAANQCRQKTAEFSARLEQYQKAIEIYEDIGRQSLNNNLLKYGVKGHLLNAGICQLCKGDVVAINNALERYQDLDPTFSGTREYRLLADLAAALDEEDAEKFTGAIKEFDSMTRLDAWKTTLLLRVKEALKAKELEEDDLT